The following coding sequences are from one Petroclostridium xylanilyticum window:
- a CDS encoding sensor histidine kinase, translated as MFNVKISNFYEHCKQKYYDYPLNLQINVIIGFIILATIAIITAITYIKSFNYIKESFKETGLLILQETTDKINARLKLVENTALMISTDSRIQDYLDSSKSVSESEVGKYLNSCIDFNKYDIHDKGLTYIQNLIDDIIFVTHESTVIARRLHFTAYNFRNHLGNEWFQNAYQAKGKLVWTNCFYNNSAEQILKNSNTDINAQLNQFMLIRYIVNEKNFKDIGYIAISINLENMSRLIDNIRFGKHGNLYIINESGNILASENRGQLLKTIEFDKNTMNRVMSYNGSQSFFEGTVGKEQSFIFSAPLSINNWKLIITIPVSELKNSVSSTLLSIISIGILSFFVIASISTFILNNVSHPLKKIVTSIKEIRNGNLSQKVNVKGCLEVNQLSTEFNFMIDKINSLLDKIVDEQKALRKSELKALRAQINPHFLYNTLDSIKWLVLSGNAHKASKLIASLSTFFRIGLSGGSEEILIKEEVEHAKHYLFIQKLRCGEMMDYLIDVEPEIEQLKTPKLILQPIVENAIIHGLNKKEGNGFIKIIVKKRDDRTIAYEITDNGIGMKPEELEELNVKINDPLLQSTAGNHGYAIRNVNQRIKLCYGDGYGITYKSKYNVGTKVTVTIPIASCDQRTSMEQNFTA; from the coding sequence ATGTTTAATGTAAAGATAAGTAATTTTTATGAACACTGCAAACAAAAATATTATGACTATCCTCTAAACTTGCAAATTAATGTTATCATTGGTTTTATTATATTGGCAACAATAGCAATCATTACAGCGATCACATATATTAAATCCTTTAACTATATAAAGGAAAGCTTCAAAGAAACAGGGTTGCTTATCCTTCAGGAAACAACGGATAAAATCAATGCCAGGCTTAAGCTGGTTGAAAATACAGCCCTTATGATTTCTACTGATTCCAGGATTCAGGATTATTTGGATTCATCGAAAAGCGTAAGCGAAAGTGAGGTAGGTAAATATTTAAACAGCTGCATTGACTTTAATAAGTATGATATACATGATAAGGGGCTCACATATATACAAAATTTAATAGATGATATTATATTTGTCACACACGAAAGTACTGTTATTGCGCGAAGGCTTCATTTCACAGCTTATAACTTTCGAAACCATCTAGGGAATGAATGGTTTCAGAATGCATACCAAGCTAAAGGGAAACTGGTATGGACTAATTGTTTTTATAACAATTCTGCAGAACAGATTTTAAAAAATAGCAATACGGATATCAATGCACAGCTAAATCAATTTATGTTAATAAGATATATTGTTAATGAAAAAAACTTTAAAGACATTGGATATATAGCGATAAGCATTAATCTCGAGAATATGTCCAGACTTATTGATAATATTAGATTTGGTAAACATGGCAACCTATATATCATTAATGAAAGCGGGAATATTTTAGCCAGTGAAAACCGGGGACAGCTTTTAAAGACAATAGAATTTGATAAAAATACCATGAACAGGGTTATGAGTTACAACGGCAGTCAAAGCTTTTTTGAGGGAACGGTTGGAAAGGAGCAAAGCTTTATTTTTTCTGCACCTCTTTCAATAAACAACTGGAAGCTTATTATTACCATTCCGGTGAGTGAGCTGAAGAATTCTGTTTCAAGTACTCTGCTATCGATTATTTCCATAGGGATACTGTCTTTTTTTGTTATAGCATCAATCAGCACTTTTATACTCAATAATGTATCCCACCCTCTCAAAAAAATAGTTACTTCTATTAAAGAGATTAGAAATGGTAATTTATCACAAAAAGTTAATGTAAAAGGATGTCTTGAAGTAAATCAGTTAAGCACAGAATTTAATTTTATGATAGATAAAATTAACAGCTTGCTGGATAAAATTGTTGATGAGCAGAAGGCTTTAAGAAAGTCAGAGCTAAAAGCACTTAGAGCCCAGATCAATCCTCATTTTTTGTACAATACACTGGATTCCATAAAATGGCTGGTGCTTTCAGGGAATGCCCATAAAGCTTCAAAGCTTATAGCTTCTCTTTCAACATTTTTTAGGATAGGGTTGAGCGGGGGCAGCGAAGAAATTCTAATTAAGGAAGAGGTCGAACATGCCAAACATTATTTGTTTATCCAAAAGCTGCGGTGTGGGGAAATGATGGATTACCTAATAGATGTAGAACCGGAAATCGAACAGTTAAAGACCCCGAAATTAATTCTTCAACCCATTGTAGAAAATGCAATCATTCATGGTTTAAATAAAAAAGAGGGAAACGGATTTATAAAAATAATTGTAAAAAAACGTGATGACCGCACGATCGCATATGAAATTACTGATAACGGTATAGGAATGAAACCGGAAGAGTTGGAAGAACTAAATGTAAAAATAAATGATCCACTGCTCCAAAGCACTGCGGGCAACCATGGTTATGCTATCAGAAATGTAAACCAGAGAATAAAATTATGCTATGGGGATGGATACGGGATAACATACAAAAGCAAATATAATGTGGGGACTAAGGTAACGGTAACTATTCCAATTGCCTCATGTGATCAAAGAACTTCCATGGAGCAAAATTTTACTGCATGA
- a CDS encoding ABC transporter substrate-binding protein codes for MKNITRIKLLFIFLVVVLTFSIPGCISKYNNTDISGQSTEKKQDNSITVDKKTIIYSYGGNDHGGSMKRNIELFQKANPDIQVKLQQLPDSTDYQFNAYQVALSAGDSSFDVFNADIIWIAGLASANWILPLDRFFDEAKQQEFFANAIEACTYNGRIYAVPSRTDAPFLYYRSDIISQPPKTYEELMALVRKNKNFPGIKYGYIFQGVSYEGLVCNVLEFIWNNGGEVFENGKVVINTPESIEGLQLFIDIINSDVSSHDVLGFQEEDARIAFQDGTAIFMRNWPYAYKRLNGEDSKVKGKVGVAPLPVGPKGKMSRGTLGGWNYTINRHSKNPELAWKFIEWMSSYDAQVLDNTVGGYVPARKAVYHNEQVKKANPWVTDFTGIFESAKPRPVSPYYASISESMQVNFTNAVLGKISARTAIENIEKDLKEILLRNNN; via the coding sequence ATGAAAAATATTACAAGGATAAAGCTGTTATTTATATTTCTAGTCGTTGTTTTGACCTTTTCTATACCGGGATGCATATCTAAGTATAATAATACCGATATATCCGGCCAGTCCACCGAAAAAAAGCAGGACAATTCTATAACAGTTGATAAAAAGACCATCATCTACTCCTATGGAGGAAATGACCATGGAGGGAGCATGAAAAGAAATATTGAGCTTTTCCAAAAAGCAAATCCGGATATACAGGTTAAGCTGCAGCAACTGCCCGATTCTACGGATTATCAGTTCAATGCCTACCAGGTTGCTCTGTCGGCAGGGGATAGCAGCTTTGACGTATTCAATGCCGATATTATATGGATTGCCGGACTGGCTTCTGCAAACTGGATACTACCCTTGGACAGGTTTTTTGACGAAGCCAAGCAGCAGGAGTTCTTTGCAAATGCTATTGAAGCATGCACGTACAATGGGAGGATCTATGCAGTTCCCAGCAGGACTGATGCACCTTTTTTGTATTATAGGAGTGACATTATTTCTCAACCGCCAAAAACTTATGAAGAGTTAATGGCGTTAGTCAGGAAAAATAAAAATTTTCCTGGAATAAAGTATGGATATATATTTCAGGGGGTGTCCTATGAGGGATTAGTGTGCAACGTTCTGGAGTTTATATGGAATAACGGAGGAGAAGTTTTTGAAAATGGGAAGGTAGTGATCAACACCCCTGAATCTATTGAAGGGCTTCAACTCTTTATCGATATTATCAATTCGGATGTATCTTCTCATGATGTATTAGGCTTTCAGGAGGAAGATGCCCGTATAGCATTTCAGGACGGGACGGCCATATTCATGCGAAATTGGCCTTATGCATATAAACGGTTAAATGGAGAAGATTCCAAAGTAAAAGGAAAGGTAGGGGTAGCACCACTACCTGTCGGGCCGAAAGGGAAAATGAGCAGGGGAACCCTTGGAGGTTGGAATTATACAATTAACCGGCACTCAAAGAACCCTGAACTGGCGTGGAAATTCATTGAATGGATGAGCAGTTATGATGCACAGGTATTGGATAACACGGTAGGGGGATACGTACCAGCAAGAAAGGCTGTATATCATAACGAACAGGTGAAAAAGGCAAATCCATGGGTAACTGATTTTACAGGCATTTTTGAATCTGCAAAACCCAGACCTGTTTCTCCCTACTATGCTTCTATTTCTGAATCAATGCAAGTAAATTTTACGAATGCTGTTTTAGGTAAAATCAGTGCCAGGACAGCCATAGAAAATATTGAAAAAGATTTGAAAGAAATACTTTTAAGAAATAATAATTGA